A genomic stretch from Deltaproteobacteria bacterium includes:
- the gmk gene encoding guanylate kinase, producing MSSDRLFILSGPSGVGKTTLCQAVAKKLHLYYSISTTTRPIRKGEKDGENYFFVSETKFQKAIKRGAFLEHAQVHGSYYGTRKDLVEQHLQKGQGVILDLDPQGALQIKKIFPLAVLIFIKPPNLDSLKARIASRRTDSPETIARRMANATQELAFEQHYDHVIVNHELSETVQVVADIIESYRKNG from the coding sequence ATGTCGAGTGACCGTTTATTTATCTTATCGGGCCCTTCGGGAGTTGGAAAAACAACTCTTTGCCAAGCAGTGGCCAAAAAATTACACCTTTATTATTCCATTAGCACTACCACCCGCCCCATCCGTAAAGGGGAAAAAGATGGCGAGAATTATTTTTTTGTTTCGGAAACCAAGTTTCAAAAAGCAATTAAGCGTGGGGCTTTTTTAGAACATGCCCAAGTGCATGGTTCTTATTATGGCACCCGGAAAGACTTGGTAGAACAGCATTTGCAAAAAGGGCAGGGGGTTATTTTAGATTTAGACCCTCAAGGCGCCTTGCAGATTAAAAAAATTTTCCCTTTGGCCGTACTTATTTTCATTAAACCACCTAATCTAGATAGTCTCAAAGCCAGGATCGCTTCACGCCGAACCGATAGCCCTGAAACCATTGCTAGAAGAATGGCTAACGCAACTCAAGAATTGGCCTTTGAGCAACACTACGATCACGTGATTGTGAATCATGAATTAAGCGAGACGGTCCAGGTAGTTGCGGATATCATTGAATCTTACCGAAAAAATGGGTAA
- a CDS encoding EVE domain-containing protein, with product MSTQYWLMKSEPSSYSIDNLKKDRQTFWDPQDHHYDPKSTPQKPLWYMVDVEFVEKFPKIISLTELKEHPGLTGMLVLKRAMRLSVQPVSKEHFNLITHWFK from the coding sequence ATGAGCACTCAATACTGGTTAATGAAATCTGAACCCAGCTCTTACTCCATCGATAACCTAAAAAAGGATCGCCAAACTTTTTGGGACCCTCAAGACCACCACTACGATCCTAAATCGACCCCGCAAAAGCCCCTGTGGTATATGGTCGATGTAGAATTTGTAGAAAAATTCCCCAAAATCATTAGCCTCACCGAATTAAAAGAACACCCCGGCCTAACCGGCATGCTCGTCCTCAAACGCGCCATGCGTCTTTCCGTCCAACCCGTATCCAAAGAGCATTTCAACCTTATCACCCACTGGTTCAAATAA
- a CDS encoding YicC family protein, producing the protein MKSMTGFGTAQFKLGAKKVIIEAKSVNHKFCEINVRLPARFGVLESKVFELAKSFFTRGRIDIFFKDEINGAKNHPVHLDVRQIKQYLTQLKNLKTQLKLPGEINLDVLLGLPNVIVAEEEANVEAHWDIIKKALLKSFKELEKMRLHEGQNLSKAYGNYLNQIGVSISEIETYIPENLEQYEKKLKERLAKLIPSEIALDPSRLAQEVAFYVDRSDVAEELVRLKSHIHHFRGILKEDAPIGRKLDFLLQEINREVNTLGSKSASAKISQETVALKQTIEKMREQIQNVE; encoded by the coding sequence ATGAAAAGTATGACCGGGTTTGGTACTGCTCAATTTAAGCTAGGTGCCAAAAAGGTAATCATTGAAGCCAAGAGTGTTAATCATAAATTTTGTGAAATTAATGTCCGTTTGCCAGCCCGATTCGGTGTGTTGGAAAGTAAAGTTTTTGAGTTGGCAAAAAGTTTTTTTACCCGGGGCAGAATCGATATCTTTTTTAAAGACGAAATCAATGGGGCTAAGAATCACCCAGTTCACTTGGATGTTCGGCAAATCAAGCAATACTTAACTCAACTCAAAAACTTAAAAACCCAATTAAAACTTCCCGGTGAAATCAACCTTGATGTATTGCTTGGGCTCCCCAATGTTATTGTTGCCGAAGAAGAAGCCAATGTAGAAGCACATTGGGATATTATTAAAAAAGCTTTGTTGAAGAGTTTTAAAGAGTTGGAAAAGATGCGTTTGCACGAAGGGCAAAACTTAAGCAAGGCCTATGGCAACTATTTAAACCAAATCGGGGTTAGTATAAGTGAAATTGAGACCTATATTCCTGAAAACCTTGAGCAGTATGAAAAAAAATTAAAGGAACGTTTGGCAAAATTAATTCCTTCAGAAATTGCCTTAGATCCCTCTCGTTTAGCCCAAGAAGTTGCCTTTTATGTAGACCGCAGTGATGTTGCTGAAGAATTAGTTCGATTAAAAAGTCATATTCATCATTTTAGAGGGATTTTAAAAGAAGATGCTCCGATTGGGAGAAAACTCGATTTTCTGTTACAAGAGATCAATCGTGAGGTCAACACCTTGGGTTCAAAATCAGCGAGCGCAAAGATTAGTCAAGAGACTGTTGCACTTAAACAGACCATTGAGAAGATGAGAGAACAAATTCAAAATGTCGAGTGA
- a CDS encoding OmpH family outer membrane protein, whose translation MRKIFFGVLSLSLVVIFNPLVVKAENLKIGIVDFQRALNEVNEGKTAKARLKAEFEEKQRSLTAKQNELNTLKDNLQKQATALSKEALQQKEKEYRDKFVELQKTLGQFQKEMATKEGEITKNIIVKLKQVTSEIGKNESFTMIFEKSQDTLVYAPAAEDVTGKVIAKFNGR comes from the coding sequence ATGCGTAAAATATTTTTTGGGGTTTTATCTTTAAGCCTGGTGGTCATTTTCAACCCATTGGTGGTTAAAGCAGAAAACCTTAAGATTGGTATCGTCGATTTTCAAAGGGCCCTCAATGAAGTCAATGAAGGCAAGACTGCTAAAGCAAGGCTTAAAGCGGAGTTTGAAGAAAAACAAAGATCGTTAACGGCAAAACAAAACGAACTCAATACCCTCAAAGATAATTTACAAAAACAGGCCACGGCCCTAAGCAAAGAAGCTCTCCAACAAAAAGAAAAAGAATATCGTGATAAGTTTGTTGAATTACAAAAAACCCTTGGCCAATTCCAAAAAGAAATGGCTACCAAAGAGGGTGAAATTACCAAAAATATCATTGTTAAGCTCAAACAAGTTACCAGCGAAATAGGCAAAAACGAAAGTTTCACGATGATTTTCGAAAAATCCCAAGACACATTGGTTTATGCCCCTGCAGCTGAAGATGTAACTGGGAAAGTCATCGCTAAATTCAACGGAAGATAA
- a CDS encoding type IV toxin-antitoxin system AbiEi family antitoxin domain-containing protein encodes MQKDKIIQFMKEHHGYARTSDLLKNGISFRDVKKHVQTEQIEQIKWGLYRLKDTDSTSTRDFVDICKAIPTAVICLYSALSHYGLTTFMPTEIMIAIPQGYHSPKMTYPPFRVFNFSKDQYKVGIETIHTKAGNYRIYSPEKSVCDAFRFRRKLGDDTAKEALFTYLDKNDKGFKKLLDAAQVCRMSNVMKPYIEARMA; translated from the coding sequence ATGCAGAAAGATAAAATTATCCAATTTATGAAGGAACATCATGGTTATGCCCGCACGTCGGATCTCCTAAAAAATGGCATTTCCTTCCGGGATGTGAAGAAGCACGTCCAAACAGAACAAATTGAACAAATCAAATGGGGTCTCTATCGCCTTAAAGATACAGATTCCACTTCAACTCGGGATTTTGTCGATATTTGCAAGGCAATCCCAACGGCAGTCATTTGCCTATATTCCGCACTTTCGCATTATGGCCTTACCACTTTCATGCCCACGGAAATCATGATCGCCATTCCCCAAGGGTACCATTCCCCAAAAATGACTTATCCTCCTTTTCGTGTGTTTAATTTTTCAAAAGATCAATATAAAGTTGGTATCGAAACTATACATACCAAGGCAGGTAACTACAGGATTTATTCTCCCGAAAAATCGGTGTGTGATGCCTTTCGATTCAGGCGAAAACTGGGAGATGATACGGCCAAGGAAGCTCTATTCACCTATCTGGACAAGAATGACAAAGGATTCAAGAAGCTACTGGATGCAGCTCAAGTTTGCCGTATGAGCAATGTGATGAAACCCTATATTGAGGCTCGAATGGCATGA
- a CDS encoding 50S ribosomal protein L28, which produces MPQNTVSHANNRLKTRNLPNLKKVRALVKGQVQRVTVCTRCLRSGKIQKAA; this is translated from the coding sequence CTGCCTCAAAATACGGTCAGCCACGCCAATAACCGGCTAAAAACCCGTAATTTACCCAACCTTAAAAAGGTTCGTGCCCTGGTTAAAGGGCAAGTGCAACGAGTTACTGTTTGTACCCGCTGCCTACGCTCCGGCAAAATCCAAAAAGCCGCCTGA
- a CDS encoding FHA domain-containing protein: protein MVDSKLLEILACPKCKAGIRMHSSGEGLYCEPCGLVYPLRDGIPIMLEEEAIPVQKGGVVSAKSRKIVEFDITEGRNKGQKLKLPVGTCKAIGRSIEDNTKTQVFSMDFTTSLDDFTKKVVMNYISQRAKGSSEIGGLEGEKDRIGAFKRLPDLILNDPAISRLHAMIFHDDHGAGILDLVSKNGTFVNGVEVESVSLKPGDVVEVGSTKFVVGVKE from the coding sequence GTGGTCGACTCCAAACTTTTAGAAATATTAGCTTGCCCAAAGTGTAAAGCGGGAATTAGAATGCATAGTAGTGGGGAAGGCCTGTACTGTGAGCCCTGTGGTTTAGTTTATCCGCTACGTGATGGTATTCCCATCATGCTAGAAGAAGAGGCAATTCCCGTGCAAAAGGGAGGCGTTGTGTCGGCCAAAAGTCGTAAGATCGTTGAATTTGATATCACCGAAGGAAGAAACAAAGGGCAGAAGCTCAAACTTCCGGTTGGCACGTGTAAGGCCATTGGGCGAAGTATTGAAGACAATACCAAAACCCAAGTCTTTAGCATGGATTTTACCACTTCTCTTGATGATTTTACTAAAAAAGTGGTCATGAATTATATTTCGCAACGGGCCAAGGGCTCAAGTGAAATAGGTGGGTTGGAAGGGGAAAAGGATCGTATTGGGGCCTTTAAACGCTTGCCCGACTTAATTTTAAATGACCCCGCCATTAGCCGTTTGCATGCCATGATTTTTCACGATGATCATGGTGCCGGCATTTTAGATTTAGTGAGCAAAAATGGCACCTTTGTGAATGGGGTTGAAGTAGAAAGTGTGAGCCTTAAACCTGGCGATGTGGTTGAAGTGGGTAGCACGAAATTCGTCGTTGGGGTTAAAGAGTAA
- a CDS encoding transposase has translation MLVGKGGYPIGYDIYEGNTFEGHTLLPILEKIEKKYHFKPPTVIADAALLSKQNLENLSNAKYRFIIGARIKNETDTIKAKILKQSKGMQDGDHFVVKKQDETRLIVTHSISRAKKDAHNRDRGLKKLREQIRFGKLTKQHINSRGYNKFLKLTGKVEVAVDEAKVTADSQWDGLKGYITNTRLSPKSIVENYRELWQIEKAFRISKTDLRIRPIFHYRKRRIEAHICISFVAYTILKELERLLIKHEAGLSLKRAADITQTMYELECLLPGEMLPSKHLLKMDPQQQLLHDIIKP, from the coding sequence TTGTTGGTTGGGAAAGGTGGGTATCCCATTGGTTATGATATTTATGAAGGCAATACCTTTGAGGGCCATACGCTGCTCCCAATTCTTGAAAAGATTGAAAAGAAATACCATTTTAAACCCCCAACGGTCATTGCTGACGCTGCACTGCTATCCAAACAAAATCTCGAGAATCTGAGCAATGCCAAATACCGATTTATTATTGGTGCACGGATCAAAAATGAAACAGACACCATAAAGGCCAAGATTTTAAAACAAAGCAAGGGGATGCAAGATGGTGATCATTTCGTTGTAAAAAAACAGGATGAAACCCGGTTGATTGTGACCCATTCCATTTCTCGAGCAAAAAAAGACGCCCATAATCGTGATCGGGGTCTAAAAAAATTAAGAGAACAAATCCGTTTTGGCAAATTGACCAAGCAACACATCAATAGCCGTGGTTACAATAAATTCCTCAAACTTACCGGTAAGGTTGAGGTGGCAGTCGATGAAGCCAAAGTGACCGCTGATTCCCAATGGGATGGGCTCAAAGGTTACATTACCAACACACGACTTTCTCCCAAATCCATCGTTGAGAACTATCGGGAACTTTGGCAAATAGAAAAAGCGTTTCGAATTTCCAAAACTGATTTGCGCATTCGTCCTATATTTCACTACCGAAAACGACGTATAGAAGCCCACATCTGCATTTCTTTTGTCGCTTATACCATTCTCAAAGAACTTGAACGCCTTTTGATTAAACACGAAGCTGGGTTAAGCCTGAAACGGGCTGCTGACATTACTCAAACAATGTATGAACTCGAATGTTTATTGCCAGGCGAGATGCTACCCTCAAAACACTTGCTTAAAATGGACCCTCAACAACAACTTCTTCATGATATTATCAAACCATAA
- a CDS encoding nucleotidyl transferase AbiEii/AbiGii toxin family protein — protein MTKEVKNITASVKARLLNYAKKEGIAFNRILVYYFQERFLYRVFLSKYKNKLILKGGALLLTLNINKGRSTQDIDFLARLEKLDHPMAEKIVREIAAIQSEDGVIFYPDSVKCSNIREDGTINTLRVHFDATLGSAKGVMQIDISFKDIVIPDPISFQYPTLLDFPAPTLEAYCWETVIAEKFEAMVKLHTLNSRLKDFYDILFLAQRQDFDGKSLRKAIVGTFKKRNIALETTPNVFTPIFMGDETKKVQWQAFLRKTQVTANQDFQKIISLIRDFLEPVATAIAENRDFEKQWDPKKFAWL, from the coding sequence ATGACCAAGGAAGTCAAAAATATTACTGCTTCAGTCAAAGCAAGATTACTCAATTATGCCAAGAAGGAAGGGATCGCTTTCAATCGTATCTTGGTTTATTACTTCCAAGAACGATTCCTGTATCGTGTTTTCCTTTCAAAATATAAAAATAAACTCATTCTCAAAGGAGGGGCCCTTCTCCTGACATTGAACATCAACAAAGGCCGCTCTACTCAGGACATTGATTTCTTGGCAAGGCTTGAAAAATTAGATCATCCAATGGCAGAAAAGATTGTTCGAGAAATCGCTGCCATTCAGTCTGAGGACGGTGTTATTTTTTATCCCGATTCTGTAAAATGTTCCAACATCCGGGAAGACGGAACGATTAACACCCTGAGAGTTCATTTTGATGCCACGCTTGGGTCGGCAAAAGGCGTCATGCAAATTGACATCAGTTTTAAAGACATAGTCATTCCCGATCCCATATCTTTTCAATACCCAACCCTTCTCGACTTTCCTGCACCAACGTTGGAGGCTTATTGTTGGGAAACGGTGATTGCAGAAAAATTTGAGGCTATGGTTAAACTCCACACGCTCAACAGCCGTCTCAAAGACTTTTATGACATCCTCTTTTTGGCGCAAAGACAAGATTTTGATGGAAAGAGTCTGAGGAAAGCTATTGTTGGCACTTTTAAGAAAAGAAATATCGCATTGGAGACGACGCCCAATGTATTTACCCCTATCTTTATGGGGGATGAGACCAAGAAGGTTCAATGGCAAGCCTTTTTGAGGAAAACACAAGTGACGGCTAATCAGGATTTTCAAAAAATTATTTCTTTGATCAGGGATTTTTTGGAGCCCGTGGCTACAGCCATTGCAGAGAATCGTGATTTTGAAAAACAATGGGACCCAAAAAAATTTGCATGGTTATAA
- a CDS encoding bifunctional (p)ppGpp synthetase/guanosine-3',5'-bis(diphosphate) 3'-pyrophosphohydrolase — protein MVELSDILQSIKAYGPEANIPLIEQAFHFAKKMHTGQKRASGEPYFIHPLEVAAILVQMKMDVPTIIAGLLHDTVEDTSTSLDEIRKNFGHDVAYLVDGVTKISKIQFTSSQEKQAENFRKMILAMATDIRVIIIKLADRLNNMRTLDHLEEDRRVKIAEETMEIYAPLANRLGIQWMKVELEELSFKYLKPDIYQMIESKVSDLRVNKESYVEKIRSIVSEKLNEFGVPHDIYGRIKHNFSIYRKMESQNISFDQVHDLLAFRVIVNSIKQCYEVLGVIHELWKPVPGRFKDYIAMPKVNGYRSLHTTLVCLDGERAEFQIRTREMHEIAEKGIAAHWKYKEGGNIHEDDTKKFQWLRELLDLEKGILDPSEFLDTVKLDLFATDVYVFTPQGDLKELPYGSTPIDFAYSIHSELGNTCAGARVNETLVPLDYQLKSGDTIEIVSNKKQKPNKDWLKFVRTSRAKARIRLFIKHEQRDRSVNIGKELLEKEFSKFHEVPTKFLKGATLKLVLNKFELEDLEHLYCQLGYGKLRPFDVVSVVLPPEQLLQPTKEKETILGKIFRKIQKQHRTAVKVGGYNDILITLGKCCCPLPGEPIIGFITRGRGVTVHYHQCQKVLDSDPERRVDVEWDNDAAINHKAKIKVVSEDRPGVLASMTKTISNSGINISQASIRTSGDAKAINIFHLEINDLQQLQHVMRSLEKMKGVISVERIRS, from the coding sequence ATGGTTGAACTCTCAGACATTCTACAGAGTATCAAGGCTTATGGCCCTGAAGCCAATATCCCCCTTATTGAACAAGCCTTCCATTTTGCTAAAAAGATGCATACTGGGCAAAAGCGGGCTTCCGGTGAGCCTTATTTTATTCATCCCTTGGAGGTGGCGGCCATCTTGGTTCAGATGAAGATGGATGTTCCTACCATCATTGCGGGGCTCTTGCATGATACGGTAGAAGACACTTCTACCAGTCTTGATGAAATTCGCAAAAACTTTGGCCATGATGTGGCTTATTTAGTGGATGGGGTTACCAAGATTAGCAAAATTCAATTTACTTCTTCGCAAGAAAAACAGGCCGAAAATTTTCGTAAGATGATTTTGGCCATGGCCACCGATATTCGGGTCATCATTATTAAACTGGCCGATCGGTTAAATAATATGCGCACCCTAGATCACCTCGAAGAAGATCGCCGTGTAAAAATTGCCGAAGAAACAATGGAAATTTATGCGCCGCTGGCCAATCGCTTGGGGATTCAATGGATGAAAGTTGAATTGGAAGAACTGAGTTTCAAATATCTCAAGCCCGATATTTATCAGATGATAGAATCAAAGGTCTCTGATTTAAGAGTCAATAAAGAAAGCTATGTTGAAAAAATTCGCAGCATTGTGAGTGAGAAGTTAAATGAGTTTGGTGTTCCTCACGATATTTATGGCCGCATCAAACATAATTTTAGCATTTATCGTAAAATGGAATCACAAAATATTTCCTTTGATCAGGTGCATGATTTGCTGGCCTTTAGGGTGATCGTGAATTCCATTAAGCAATGTTATGAGGTGTTGGGCGTTATTCATGAATTATGGAAGCCGGTGCCGGGGCGATTTAAAGATTACATTGCGATGCCCAAGGTCAATGGTTACCGTTCACTTCACACGACGTTGGTATGTTTAGATGGCGAGCGAGCCGAGTTTCAAATCCGCACCCGAGAAATGCATGAAATTGCAGAAAAGGGGATTGCTGCCCATTGGAAGTACAAAGAAGGCGGTAATATCCATGAAGACGACACCAAAAAATTCCAATGGTTGCGTGAACTCTTAGATTTAGAAAAAGGGATTTTAGACCCCAGCGAGTTTTTAGATACCGTTAAATTAGATTTATTTGCCACCGATGTTTATGTGTTTACCCCGCAGGGTGATTTAAAAGAATTACCCTATGGGTCTACCCCGATCGATTTTGCTTATAGTATTCATAGCGAGTTGGGCAACACCTGTGCAGGGGCAAGGGTCAATGAAACGTTGGTTCCGCTCGATTATCAACTTAAAAGTGGAGATACGATCGAAATTGTTTCGAACAAAAAACAAAAACCCAATAAAGATTGGTTGAAATTTGTTCGTACTTCCAGGGCTAAGGCGAGGATTCGGCTTTTCATTAAACATGAACAACGGGATCGCAGCGTCAACATTGGAAAAGAACTTTTAGAAAAAGAATTTTCAAAATTTCATGAAGTGCCCACCAAATTTTTAAAGGGGGCCACTTTAAAATTAGTGCTGAATAAATTTGAGCTGGAAGATTTAGAGCACCTTTATTGCCAGTTAGGTTATGGCAAGTTAAGACCCTTTGATGTTGTTTCAGTGGTGTTGCCGCCCGAACAATTATTGCAACCGACCAAGGAAAAAGAAACCATCCTTGGAAAAATTTTCAGAAAGATTCAAAAACAACATCGCACTGCCGTAAAAGTAGGTGGCTACAATGACATTTTAATCACCTTGGGTAAATGTTGTTGCCCGCTACCCGGAGAACCCATCATTGGCTTTATTACCCGCGGGCGTGGGGTTACCGTTCATTATCATCAATGTCAAAAGGTGTTAGACAGTGACCCGGAGCGGCGAGTCGATGTAGAATGGGATAACGATGCAGCGATTAATCATAAGGCAAAGATTAAAGTTGTTTCGGAGGATCGCCCTGGAGTTTTGGCCTCGATGACTAAAACTATTTCTAACAGTGGGATAAATATTTCGCAGGCTAGTATTCGAACCAGTGGGGATGCCAAGGCCATTAATATTTTTCATTTGGAGATTAACGACCTCCAACAGTTACAGCATGTCATGCGTTCGCTCGAAAAAATGAAGGGCGTTATTTCCGTCGAGCGAATCAGATCCTAA